A single genomic interval of Halorubrum aethiopicum harbors:
- a CDS encoding A/G-specific adenine glycosylase, producing MTDADDVAGSGLADGDAPSLPADREAVRDALREWYEADHREFPWRRTADPYEILVSEVMSQQTQLDRVVPAWEDFLERWPTAADLAAADRSDVVAFWSDHSLGYNNRATYLHEAATQVETEYGGAFPDSPEELRELMGVGPYTANAVASFAFNNGDAVVDTNVKRVLHRAFDVPDDDDAFERVASGLMPDGDSRLWNNAIMELGGVACGQTPRCDEAGCPWREWCHAYRTGDFTAPDVPTQPSFEGSRRQFRGRVVRLLGEHDEMDLDALGHRIRVDYTPDGEHGREWLRGLLSDLADDGLVRIEERDDLTVARLR from the coding sequence ATGACCGACGCCGACGACGTCGCCGGTTCCGGGCTCGCCGACGGCGACGCTCCCTCCCTCCCGGCGGACCGCGAGGCGGTCCGCGACGCGCTCCGCGAGTGGTACGAGGCGGACCACCGCGAGTTCCCCTGGCGGCGGACGGCGGACCCCTACGAGATCCTCGTCAGCGAGGTGATGAGCCAGCAGACCCAGCTCGACCGGGTCGTCCCCGCGTGGGAGGACTTCCTCGAGCGCTGGCCGACCGCGGCCGACCTCGCCGCCGCCGACCGGAGCGACGTGGTCGCCTTCTGGTCGGACCACTCGCTCGGCTACAACAACCGCGCGACGTACCTCCACGAGGCGGCGACGCAGGTCGAGACGGAGTACGGCGGGGCGTTTCCCGACTCCCCGGAGGAGCTTCGGGAACTGATGGGCGTCGGCCCCTACACCGCCAACGCGGTGGCGTCGTTCGCGTTCAACAACGGCGACGCGGTCGTCGACACCAACGTGAAACGGGTGCTCCACCGCGCCTTCGACGTTCCCGACGACGACGACGCCTTCGAGCGGGTCGCCTCGGGCCTCATGCCCGACGGCGACTCCCGGCTCTGGAACAACGCGATCATGGAGCTCGGCGGCGTCGCCTGCGGGCAGACGCCGCGCTGTGACGAGGCCGGCTGCCCGTGGCGCGAGTGGTGTCACGCCTACCGGACCGGCGACTTCACCGCGCCCGACGTGCCCACCCAGCCGAGTTTCGAGGGGAGCCGGCGGCAGTTCCGGGGGCGGGTCGTCCGGCTCCTCGGCGAGCACGACGAGATGGACCTCGACGCGCTCGGCCACCGGATTCGCGTGGATTACACGCCCGACGGCGAGCACGGGCGCGAGTGGCTCCGCGGGCTGCTTTCGGACCTCGCCGACGACGGCCTCGTCAGGATCGAGGAACGGGACGATCTGACGGTCGCTCGCCTCCGGTAG